One genomic window of Niveibacterium sp. SC-1 includes the following:
- a CDS encoding SDR family NAD(P)-dependent oxidoreductase: protein MDLHAGVIVVTGAASGLGAATCTWLAAQGATVFGIDKADDAPGGAYASADVCDEVALLAALKEASAMGPLRAAVHCAGIVASAKILGQEGPAPLEDFRRVVEVNLVGSFNLLRLASALMADTPLRGEERGVVVLTSSIAAYEGQVGQAAYAAAKAGVAGLVLPAARELARHAVRVVGIAPGIMDTPIMARMPQTLRDGLAANVPYPRRLGTGEEFARLAQHAIENHYLNGEVIRLDGGLRMPPR, encoded by the coding sequence ATGGATCTGCACGCAGGCGTGATCGTGGTGACAGGCGCGGCCTCCGGCCTCGGGGCGGCGACCTGCACCTGGCTTGCCGCACAGGGCGCGACGGTGTTCGGGATAGACAAGGCTGACGACGCCCCCGGCGGCGCGTACGCGAGTGCCGATGTCTGCGACGAGGTGGCCTTGCTGGCCGCGCTGAAAGAGGCCAGCGCGATGGGACCGCTGCGCGCGGCGGTGCACTGCGCCGGCATCGTCGCATCGGCAAAAATCCTCGGCCAGGAAGGCCCGGCCCCTCTGGAAGACTTCCGGCGGGTGGTCGAGGTGAATCTTGTCGGTAGCTTCAACCTGCTGCGGCTTGCCAGCGCGCTGATGGCAGACACGCCGCTGCGCGGAGAGGAGCGCGGCGTGGTGGTGCTGACCTCGTCGATCGCCGCCTATGAAGGCCAGGTGGGTCAGGCCGCGTACGCCGCCGCCAAGGCGGGCGTTGCCGGCCTGGTGCTGCCCGCCGCACGCGAACTCGCGCGCCATGCGGTCCGCGTGGTCGGCATTGCTCCGGGCATCATGGACACGCCCATCATGGCGCGCATGCCGCAGACGCTGCGCGACGGGCTCGCCGCCAACGTGCCCTATCCGCGGCGCCTGGGTACGGGCGAGGAGTTCGCACGGCTAGCCCAGCACGCGATCGAGAATCACTATCTCAACGGCGAAGTGATCCGACTTGATGGCGGCCTGCGCATGCCACCGCGCTGA
- the icd gene encoding NADP-dependent isocitrate dehydrogenase, with protein MSAQSLIKVPAGGQKIVPGQTTPDNPIIPFIEGDGIGVDITPVMIKVIDAAVNKAYGGKKKIHWMEVYAGEKSTKLYGPDQWLPAETFAALKEFSVSIKGPMTTPVGGGIRSLNVALRQELDLYQCVRPVQYFKGVPSPLKQPELTNMVIFRENTEDIYAGVEWQAGSDTANKVIAFLQNEMGVKKIRFPQNCGIGVKPVSKEGTERLVRAAVRYVIENDRKSLTLVHKGNIMKFTEGAFRDFGYALLKNEFGAVEIDGGPWCKFTNPKTGREVIVKDVIADAFLQQILLRPAEYDVIATLNLNGDYISDALAAQVGGIGIAPGANISDQYACFEATHGTAPKYAGKDKVNPGSLILSAEMMLRHLGWTEAADLVIKGMEGAIAAKTVTYDFARLMEGATEVSCSAFGDAMISQM; from the coding sequence ATGAGCGCCCAGTCCCTGATCAAGGTTCCCGCCGGCGGCCAGAAAATCGTTCCCGGCCAAACCACTCCTGACAACCCGATCATCCCGTTCATCGAAGGCGACGGCATCGGTGTGGACATCACCCCGGTCATGATCAAGGTCATCGACGCCGCGGTGAACAAGGCCTACGGCGGCAAGAAGAAGATCCACTGGATGGAGGTCTACGCCGGCGAGAAGTCGACCAAGCTCTACGGCCCGGACCAGTGGCTGCCCGCGGAAACCTTCGCCGCGCTCAAGGAGTTCTCGGTCTCGATCAAGGGCCCGATGACGACCCCGGTCGGCGGCGGCATCCGTTCGCTGAACGTGGCCCTGCGCCAGGAGCTGGACCTCTACCAGTGCGTGCGCCCGGTGCAGTACTTCAAGGGCGTGCCTTCGCCGCTCAAGCAGCCGGAACTGACCAACATGGTCATCTTCCGCGAGAACACCGAGGACATCTACGCCGGCGTCGAATGGCAAGCAGGCTCCGACACGGCCAACAAGGTCATCGCGTTCCTGCAGAACGAAATGGGCGTTAAGAAGATCCGCTTCCCGCAGAACTGTGGCATCGGCGTGAAGCCGGTGTCGAAGGAAGGCACCGAGCGCCTCGTGCGCGCCGCCGTGCGCTACGTGATCGAAAACGATCGCAAGAGCCTGACGCTGGTGCACAAGGGCAACATCATGAAGTTCACCGAAGGCGCCTTCCGCGACTTCGGCTACGCGCTGCTGAAGAACGAATTCGGCGCGGTGGAGATCGACGGCGGCCCGTGGTGCAAGTTCACGAACCCCAAGACGGGTCGTGAAGTCATCGTCAAGGACGTCATCGCCGACGCCTTCCTGCAGCAGATCCTGCTGCGTCCGGCCGAGTACGACGTGATCGCCACGCTGAACCTGAACGGCGACTACATCTCCGACGCGCTGGCCGCTCAGGTCGGTGGTATCGGCATCGCTCCGGGCGCCAACATCTCCGACCAGTACGCATGTTTCGAAGCCACCCACGGTACCGCGCCGAAGTACGCCGGCAAGGACAAGGTGAACCCCGGTTCGCTGATCCTGTCGGCCGAAATGATGCTGCGCCACTTGGGCTGGACCGAGGCTGCCGATCTGGTGATCAAGGGCATGGAAGGCGCGATCGCCGCCAAGACCGTCACCTACGACTTCGCCCGCCTGATGGAAGGCGCCACCGAAGTCTCCTGCTCGGCTTTCGGCGATGCGATGATTTCGCAGATGTAA
- a CDS encoding GGDEF domain-containing protein has translation MQSTRSIRWIVASLMLISVVALAWQQLGMNVSVRIDAATHWSLTASNDKASGGASEATLSREGQKLVLHCKLAAGATPAHCGLDAEIGKASRGYDFSRFDRIVARLGAQGATPPQLTLRLNSTRRDGVAGARPSELPLPADGEIEAPLGALQVPQAWLDAQKLDATRRAIEVSNVTLVQLLLNGEPGDYTLTLDSLELRGKAFTLGEVALAVVGLWMLAGLAYLVFDLRVLRRQLLALQERDARLKELNNALQIETATNDKAPRRDPLTGVRNRVGMRDDLLREFERARSEKTPLSVVCCDIDHLSTINESHGQPLGDEVLVAFAQSIARRVRSSDLVVRWADDEFFLFCPDTSYESGLALAEKLRSIVMSHDWPKHLGVTASFGVATLSEEPIADCLARADAALFNAKQNGRNRVEGLVRNR, from the coding sequence ATGCAATCGACGCGGAGCATTCGATGGATAGTGGCGAGCCTGATGCTGATCAGCGTTGTGGCGCTCGCATGGCAGCAGCTCGGGATGAACGTCAGCGTGCGCATCGACGCAGCCACGCACTGGAGCCTCACGGCGAGCAACGACAAGGCCTCGGGCGGAGCCAGCGAGGCCACGCTCTCGCGCGAAGGCCAGAAGCTCGTCCTGCACTGCAAGCTCGCAGCAGGCGCCACACCTGCGCACTGCGGGCTCGATGCCGAGATCGGCAAGGCCAGTCGCGGCTACGACTTCTCACGCTTTGACCGGATCGTCGCGCGCCTGGGCGCGCAGGGCGCGACCCCACCGCAGCTCACCCTGCGACTCAACAGCACGCGCCGCGACGGCGTTGCCGGCGCTCGCCCCAGCGAGTTGCCGCTCCCGGCGGACGGCGAGATCGAAGCGCCACTCGGTGCCTTGCAGGTACCACAGGCCTGGCTGGACGCCCAGAAGCTCGACGCTACCCGCCGGGCGATCGAGGTTTCCAACGTCACCCTGGTGCAGTTGCTGCTCAACGGCGAGCCCGGCGACTACACGCTCACGCTCGACTCGCTCGAACTGCGCGGCAAGGCCTTCACCCTTGGCGAAGTCGCACTGGCCGTCGTCGGACTCTGGATGCTCGCCGGGCTGGCGTACCTGGTCTTCGACCTGCGGGTGCTGCGGCGACAGCTCCTTGCACTGCAGGAACGCGACGCCCGCCTGAAGGAGCTGAACAATGCCCTGCAGATCGAAACCGCGACCAACGACAAGGCCCCGCGCCGCGACCCGCTCACCGGCGTGCGCAACCGCGTCGGCATGCGCGACGACCTGCTGCGCGAATTCGAACGCGCCCGCAGCGAGAAGACACCGCTGTCGGTCGTGTGCTGCGATATCGACCATCTGTCGACGATCAATGAAAGCCACGGACAGCCGCTGGGTGACGAGGTACTGGTCGCCTTTGCCCAGTCGATCGCCCGCCGGGTGCGCTCCAGCGATCTCGTGGTGCGCTGGGCCGACGACGAGTTCTTCCTCTTCTGCCCGGACACTTCCTACGAATCCGGGCTCGCCCTGGCCGAGAAACTGCGCTCCATCGTGATGAGCCACGACTGGCCCAAGCACCTGGGCGTGACCGCAAGCTTCGGTGTCGCGACCCTTAGCGAAGAGCCCATCGCCGACTGCCTCGCGCGCGCCGATGCCGCGCTCTTCAATGCCAAGCAAAACGGACGCAACCGGGTCGAAGGCCTGGTGCGCAATCGCTGA
- a CDS encoding helix-turn-helix transcriptional regulator: MENQLKALRQARGLTQQQLAEALEVSRQTVISIESGRYDPSLPLAFRIARFLGLKIEDIFTP, translated from the coding sequence ATGGAGAACCAGCTGAAGGCCTTGCGCCAGGCTCGAGGCCTCACCCAGCAGCAACTGGCCGAGGCGCTGGAAGTGAGTCGGCAGACAGTGATCTCGATCGAGAGCGGCCGCTACGACCCCAGCCTGCCGCTGGCCTTCCGCATCGCGCGCTTTCTTGGCTTGAAGATCGAGGACATCTTCACGCCCTGA
- a CDS encoding NAD-dependent epimerase/dehydratase family protein has translation MSQSMHGQASTPGLPILVTGASGYLASWIVAQLLESGHRVHATVRDVDNTAKCAHLHALQAQYPGDLQLFEADLGEPGSFDAAMQGCGSVIHTASPYFLDMPKDIEASLLRPAVEGTRAVLDAVDRTASVRRVVLTSSIVALYEDARSVGVERGHTVRESDINPQREPRDNPYAYSKTAAERLAWEMERAQTRWSLLTIHPGAIFGPSLSRRADPTSVAMLLGFLKGTFRSGVPALWLGVVDVRDAARAHVVAATDPRAHGRYLAVAASLRLIEIARLLRVKAFGLPDRLPRGEAPKLLIWLIAPLVGLRRRFVSRNVGHPLYFDGKRLTQELDMVYRDAANTFDDHLRQVVADGLVASC, from the coding sequence ATGTCGCAGTCCATGCACGGTCAAGCCTCGACCCCCGGTCTTCCTATTCTCGTGACCGGCGCCTCCGGCTATCTCGCTTCATGGATCGTGGCCCAACTGCTCGAATCTGGACACCGGGTGCACGCCACCGTCCGCGATGTCGACAACACCGCCAAATGTGCGCATCTGCATGCGCTGCAGGCGCAGTACCCGGGTGACCTGCAGTTGTTCGAAGCGGATCTCGGCGAGCCCGGCAGTTTCGATGCCGCCATGCAGGGCTGCGGTTCCGTGATCCATACCGCCTCGCCGTACTTCCTGGACATGCCCAAGGACATCGAAGCGTCCCTGCTGCGTCCTGCCGTGGAGGGGACGCGCGCGGTGCTGGATGCCGTTGACCGGACCGCCAGCGTGCGGCGGGTGGTGCTCACGAGCAGCATCGTCGCGCTCTACGAGGACGCCCGTTCGGTGGGGGTGGAGCGCGGACACACGGTGCGCGAGTCCGACATCAATCCGCAACGCGAACCGCGCGACAACCCTTACGCTTACTCCAAGACGGCCGCGGAACGTCTTGCCTGGGAGATGGAAAGGGCGCAGACGCGTTGGTCGCTACTCACCATTCATCCCGGCGCGATCTTCGGTCCCTCCCTGTCGCGGCGCGCGGACCCGACCAGCGTGGCGATGCTGCTCGGTTTCCTCAAGGGCACTTTCCGCTCGGGTGTGCCGGCGCTGTGGCTGGGCGTGGTGGACGTGCGCGACGCCGCGCGGGCGCATGTGGTCGCCGCCACCGATCCGCGGGCGCACGGACGCTATCTGGCGGTCGCTGCCAGCCTGCGCCTGATCGAGATCGCACGTCTTCTGCGCGTCAAAGCCTTCGGTCTGCCGGACAGGCTGCCGCGCGGAGAGGCGCCCAAGCTCCTGATCTGGCTGATCGCGCCCCTGGTCGGGCTGCGCCGGCGCTTCGTGTCGCGCAATGTCGGTCACCCCCTGTACTTCGACGGAAAGCGTCTGACGCAGGAGCTCGACATGGTGTACAGGGATGCGGCGAATACCTTCGACGACCATCTGCGGCAGGTGGTCGCCGATGGCCTCGTCGCGAGCTGCTGA
- a CDS encoding efflux RND transporter periplasmic adaptor subunit, translating to MKKRTLLVLVAVVGAIGAGIAYSNAKKKDTDTAKRGFQQNFAVVTAPVTLRDVPQVLRYSGFVTPVSSVEIRAQTTSTVRELRAREGQNVAKGEVLFVLDSRADAAATDKLVAQLAKDRALLADARRTLQRNEELLARNFVSATVVDTSRSNVDALEATVKADQAAIDESKVTEGYSRIVAPQGGRVGTINVRVGSLVQPGSAQPLTVLTQLDPVDVSFAVPESELGPLLTAQHAGDVAVSATLDQTHATGKLSFIDSAVDSTIGSLRAKARFDNPKLQLWPGALVQVELTLNTLHQATTVPLAAVQVGADRQFVYRLGADSKVEAVPVKIVYQTSELAVVDGVAPGGKVVVEGGQNLRPGASVHEAGKGGWDGKKGAGGQSGWNGQKSGGGGGWNGQKSGGGSGNWPKKDAQAAGSSAQ from the coding sequence ATGAAGAAACGCACCCTGTTGGTCCTGGTTGCGGTCGTCGGCGCGATCGGTGCCGGCATCGCTTACTCGAACGCCAAGAAGAAAGACACAGACACCGCCAAGCGCGGCTTCCAACAGAACTTTGCGGTCGTGACCGCACCGGTGACGCTGCGGGATGTGCCGCAGGTGCTGCGCTACAGCGGCTTCGTCACCCCGGTGTCCAGTGTGGAGATCCGCGCTCAGACCACCAGTACGGTGCGCGAACTGCGCGCTCGCGAGGGCCAGAACGTGGCCAAGGGCGAAGTGCTCTTCGTGCTCGACAGCCGCGCCGACGCCGCCGCCACCGACAAGCTCGTGGCCCAGCTCGCGAAGGACCGCGCCCTGCTCGCCGATGCGCGCCGCACCCTGCAGCGCAACGAGGAGCTGCTGGCCCGCAACTTCGTCTCCGCGACCGTGGTGGACACTTCGCGCAGCAACGTCGATGCGCTGGAGGCGACGGTCAAGGCCGACCAGGCGGCGATCGACGAGTCCAAGGTCACCGAGGGCTATTCGCGTATCGTCGCGCCGCAGGGCGGCCGCGTCGGCACGATCAACGTGCGGGTCGGCAGTCTGGTGCAACCGGGTAGCGCGCAACCGCTGACCGTGCTCACCCAGCTCGATCCCGTCGACGTGTCCTTCGCCGTGCCCGAGAGCGAGCTCGGTCCCCTGCTCACCGCCCAGCACGCGGGCGACGTTGCCGTCAGCGCCACACTCGACCAGACGCATGCGACCGGCAAGCTCTCCTTCATCGACAGCGCCGTCGATTCGACCATCGGCAGCCTGCGTGCAAAGGCGCGCTTCGACAATCCCAAGCTTCAGCTCTGGCCGGGCGCACTGGTCCAGGTCGAGCTCACCCTCAACACGCTTCATCAGGCCACCACGGTGCCGCTCGCCGCGGTACAGGTCGGCGCTGATCGCCAGTTCGTCTATCGGCTGGGTGCGGACTCCAAGGTGGAGGCCGTGCCGGTGAAGATCGTCTATCAGACCAGCGAACTCGCTGTGGTCGATGGCGTTGCGCCGGGCGGCAAGGTCGTAGTGGAAGGCGGCCAGAACCTGCGCCCGGGCGCCTCTGTGCATGAGGCCGGCAAGGGCGGCTGGGATGGCAAGAAAGGCGCGGGCGGCCAGAGCGGCTGGAACGGCCAGAAATCCGGTGGCGGAGGCGGATGGAACGGCCAGAAGTCCGGCGGCGGTTCCGGCAACTGGCCCAAGAAGGACGCGCAAGCAGCAGGGAGCAGCGCGCAATGA
- a CDS encoding efflux RND transporter permease subunit: protein MSLSELCIRRPVMTVLLSISLVVAGCLGYMYLPIAALPSYDTPTINVSANLPGASPDTMASSVAIPLEKQFATIAGVVSISSSNTLGSTSVTIEFESGRNIDAAAVDVQAALLRAQRQLPEEMTSLPSYRKVNPADAPIMFLAISSPSIKLSDLDDYAENLLSPALSTLEGVAQVNINGQKKFAVRVEADPDKLAARGLTLDDVSNALRAANANSPLGVLRGPRQTLTLESNRQLRHAAEFAPLIIATRDGQPVRVSDVATVTDSTESLNTANWANGERTIGLSVQKQPDANTVATVDRIRALLPKLQAQMPASVKVQLLNDRSISIRDAIHDVQLTLLFTAALVILVIFLFLRHITATLIPAVTLPISLIGALGLLYAFGYSLDNISLLGLTLAVGLVVDDAIVVLENIVRHVEDGMKPMQAAIQGAREVSFTIISISLSLVAVFIPIFFMPGVIGLLFHEFAVTVSLAIVVSAIISLTLIPLMGSRLLKSAHEEKETRITQLFEAGFQKVLHFYERSLDLALRNKPVLALVAVATLVGSAWLFQSSPKGFFPQEDIGQISITAEGANDASFRSLSDQTETLMAIVRKDPAVDSVTGFASETQVRLFVSLKPRGERDNMQAVVERLRKTARALPSLNVFMTPIQNLRLGGRVSKSQFQYVMQSVQGEELNTWAEKLRIAVSQDPAFRDVTTDSQLKGLNARVDIDRDRANLYGVGLADVRSALYAAFGDLQVSSIYTASGDYQVILSLAEPFRRDETSLGRIQVRNKSGQLVPISNVAKISRVAGPTSVNHQGQLQAVTLAFNLAPGIPLGEATTRLQAVQRQIGMPDSILTNFAGDAAAFQQSQGAQVVLILGALAVIYVLLGVLYESYIHPLTILAGLPSAAIGALVTLRLFGMELTIIASIGVLMLIGIVKKNAIMMIDFAIEAQRAGKTPQEAIREACLLRFRPITMTTLCALMGALPLALGIGAGAELRAPLGVAVVGGLVFSQLITLYITPVIYLYFEGLRRHRPLPDEEIAPA, encoded by the coding sequence ATGAGTCTTTCCGAGCTGTGCATCCGTCGTCCTGTGATGACGGTGCTGCTGTCCATCTCGCTCGTGGTGGCCGGCTGCCTGGGTTACATGTACCTGCCGATCGCCGCGCTGCCCAGCTATGACACGCCGACGATCAACGTCAGCGCCAACCTGCCGGGCGCCAGCCCGGACACGATGGCCTCGTCGGTCGCGATCCCTCTGGAAAAGCAGTTCGCCACGATCGCGGGCGTGGTGTCGATCAGCTCGAGCAACACGCTGGGCAGCACCTCGGTCACGATCGAGTTCGAATCGGGCCGCAACATCGACGCCGCCGCGGTTGACGTGCAGGCCGCGCTGCTGCGTGCGCAGCGCCAGTTGCCCGAGGAAATGACGAGTCTGCCTTCGTATCGCAAGGTGAATCCGGCGGACGCGCCGATCATGTTCCTCGCGATCAGCTCGCCCTCGATCAAGCTCTCGGACCTGGACGACTACGCCGAGAACCTGCTCTCGCCTGCGCTCTCCACGCTAGAAGGCGTGGCGCAGGTGAACATCAACGGGCAGAAGAAATTCGCGGTACGGGTGGAAGCGGATCCCGACAAGCTCGCGGCGCGCGGACTCACGCTGGATGACGTCTCCAACGCCCTGCGTGCAGCCAACGCCAACTCGCCGCTCGGCGTGCTGCGCGGTCCGCGCCAGACGCTCACGCTGGAATCCAACCGACAACTGCGCCATGCGGCCGAGTTCGCGCCGCTGATCATCGCCACCCGCGACGGGCAACCGGTGCGCGTCTCGGACGTCGCTACCGTGACTGACAGCACCGAATCGCTCAACACCGCAAACTGGGCCAACGGGGAACGCACCATCGGCCTCTCGGTCCAGAAACAGCCCGACGCCAACACGGTTGCCACGGTGGACCGCATCCGTGCGCTGCTGCCGAAACTGCAGGCGCAGATGCCGGCCTCGGTGAAGGTGCAGTTGCTCAACGACCGTTCGATCTCGATCCGCGACGCGATCCACGACGTGCAGCTGACCCTGCTGTTCACCGCCGCGCTGGTGATCCTGGTCATCTTCCTGTTCCTGCGCCACATCACCGCAACGTTGATTCCGGCCGTGACCTTGCCGATCTCGCTGATCGGCGCGCTGGGCCTGCTCTACGCCTTCGGCTACAGCCTCGACAACATCTCGTTGCTGGGTCTCACGCTGGCGGTGGGCCTGGTGGTCGACGATGCGATCGTGGTGCTGGAGAACATCGTGCGCCATGTCGAAGACGGCATGAAACCGATGCAGGCGGCGATCCAGGGCGCACGCGAGGTGAGCTTCACCATCATCTCGATCTCGCTGTCGCTGGTTGCGGTATTCATCCCGATCTTCTTCATGCCCGGCGTGATCGGCCTGCTCTTCCACGAGTTCGCGGTCACGGTGTCGCTGGCGATCGTGGTGTCGGCCATCATCTCGCTCACGCTGATTCCGTTGATGGGCAGCCGCCTGCTCAAGTCCGCGCACGAGGAGAAAGAAACCCGCATCACCCAGCTCTTCGAGGCGGGCTTCCAGAAAGTGCTGCACTTCTACGAGCGCAGCCTGGATCTCGCGCTGCGGAACAAGCCGGTGCTCGCGCTGGTCGCGGTCGCCACCCTGGTGGGCAGTGCCTGGTTGTTCCAGAGCAGCCCCAAGGGCTTCTTCCCGCAGGAAGACATCGGTCAGATCTCGATCACCGCGGAAGGCGCGAACGATGCGTCCTTCCGTTCGCTGTCAGACCAGACCGAAACCCTGATGGCCATCGTGCGCAAAGACCCTGCGGTCGACAGCGTCACCGGCTTCGCCAGCGAAACCCAGGTCCGGCTCTTCGTCTCGCTCAAGCCGCGCGGCGAACGCGACAACATGCAGGCGGTGGTCGAACGCCTGCGCAAGACCGCACGCGCCCTGCCCAGCCTCAACGTGTTCATGACGCCGATCCAGAACCTGCGTCTGGGCGGTCGCGTGAGCAAGAGCCAGTTCCAGTACGTGATGCAGAGCGTGCAGGGCGAAGAGCTCAATACCTGGGCAGAGAAGCTGCGCATCGCGGTCTCGCAGGACCCGGCCTTCCGCGACGTAACGACCGACTCCCAACTCAAGGGCCTCAACGCGCGCGTCGACATCGACCGCGATCGCGCCAACCTTTACGGCGTTGGGCTCGCCGACGTGCGCAGCGCGCTGTATGCCGCTTTCGGCGACCTTCAGGTGTCATCGATCTACACGGCAAGCGGCGACTACCAGGTGATCCTCTCCCTGGCGGAACCCTTCCGCCGCGACGAGACCTCGCTCGGTCGCATCCAGGTGCGCAACAAGAGTGGCCAGTTGGTGCCGATTTCCAACGTGGCGAAGATCAGCCGCGTTGCCGGCCCGACCTCGGTGAACCACCAGGGCCAGCTGCAGGCCGTGACGCTCGCCTTCAACCTCGCGCCGGGCATCCCGCTGGGCGAGGCGACCACGCGCCTGCAGGCCGTGCAGCGGCAGATCGGCATGCCCGACTCGATCCTCACCAACTTCGCCGGCGACGCGGCCGCCTTCCAGCAGTCGCAGGGCGCGCAGGTGGTGCTGATCCTGGGTGCCCTGGCCGTGATCTACGTGCTGCTGGGCGTGCTGTACGAGAGCTACATCCACCCGCTCACCATCCTCGCCGGCCTGCCTTCGGCGGCGATCGGCGCGCTGGTGACCCTGCGGCTCTTCGGCATGGAGCTCACGATCATCGCCAGCATCGGCGTGCTGATGCTGATCGGCATCGTGAAGAAGAACGCGATCATGATGATCGACTTCGCAATCGAAGCGCAGCGCGCCGGCAAGACGCCGCAGGAAGCAATCCGCGAGGCCTGCCTCCTGCGTTTTCGCCCGATCACCATGACCACACTCTGCGCGTTGATGGGCGCGCTGCCGCTGGCCCTGGGCATCGGCGCCGGCGCCGAGCTGCGCGCGCCGCTGGGCGTCGCGGTGGTCGGCGGCCTGGTGTTCTCGCAGCTGATCACGCTCTACATCACACCAGTGATCTACCTCTACTTCGAAGGCCTGCGGCGCCATCGTCCGCTGCCGGACGAAGAGATCGCCCCGGCCTGA
- a CDS encoding DUF808 domain-containing protein codes for MAGASLLTLLDDIASVLDDVSLMTKVAAKKTAGVLGDDLALNAEQVSGVRAERELPVVWAVAKGSARNKLILVPAALLISAVAPWLVTPLLMLGGAYLCFEGFEKIAHKLFHHEEEVAEHQAHAQAVATPEIDLVSFEREKIKGAVRTDFVLSAEIIVIALGTVQQAAFATQVAVLAGVAAIMTVGVYALVGSIVKMDDAGFYLIRDKADGAWAALKRGVGRGLLAFAPRLMKALAVIGTVAMFMVGGGILVHGLPFAHHMQEHLGELAHGVAGVGGVLAALASPLYNIVAGVIAGAVVLLLVKAVQPVFALFARKK; via the coding sequence ATGGCCGGCGCCAGCCTTTTGACCCTGCTCGATGACATCGCCTCGGTGCTCGACGACGTTTCCTTGATGACCAAGGTGGCGGCCAAGAAGACGGCTGGCGTGCTGGGCGATGACCTCGCGCTCAACGCGGAACAGGTGTCGGGCGTGCGTGCTGAACGCGAGTTGCCGGTGGTGTGGGCAGTGGCGAAGGGATCGGCCCGTAACAAGCTGATTCTCGTGCCCGCGGCGCTGCTGATCAGCGCAGTCGCGCCCTGGCTGGTGACGCCGTTGCTGATGCTGGGTGGTGCCTACCTGTGTTTCGAAGGCTTCGAGAAGATTGCTCACAAGCTCTTCCATCACGAGGAAGAGGTCGCCGAGCACCAGGCCCATGCCCAGGCCGTCGCGACGCCGGAGATCGACCTGGTGAGCTTCGAGCGCGAGAAGATCAAGGGCGCGGTGCGCACAGACTTCGTGTTGTCGGCCGAGATCATCGTGATCGCGTTGGGCACGGTGCAACAGGCGGCGTTCGCCACGCAGGTGGCGGTGCTGGCCGGCGTGGCCGCGATCATGACCGTGGGTGTCTATGCCCTTGTGGGCAGCATCGTGAAGATGGACGACGCCGGCTTCTATCTCATCCGTGACAAGGCCGATGGCGCTTGGGCCGCCCTCAAGCGGGGCGTGGGGCGTGGCTTGCTGGCGTTCGCGCCGCGGCTGATGAAGGCGCTGGCCGTGATCGGCACGGTCGCGATGTTCATGGTCGGCGGCGGCATCCTGGTGCACGGCCTGCCTTTTGCGCATCACATGCAGGAACATCTGGGCGAGCTCGCGCACGGGGTTGCCGGTGTCGGTGGCGTTCTGGCGGCGCTGGCCTCTCCGCTCTACAACATCGTGGCGGGCGTCATCGCGGGTGCAGTGGTCCTGCTGCTGGTGAAGGCCGTGCAGCCTGTGTTTGCGCTGTTCGCTCGCAAGAAGTAG